A genomic region of Ictalurus furcatus strain D&B chromosome 29, Billie_1.0, whole genome shotgun sequence contains the following coding sequences:
- the LOC128604007 gene encoding CD209 antigen-like protein E, which yields MEMSEEIYANAEGTADDGADSSDSENSYEDVYANEDNLETQRTGSFKQSESSGFNTKGGRCYRLTAVCLLLLCVFLLSAIIVLWIKFTNLNTQIDQLQTSYNTLTIERDQLQTSYNNLTIERDQLQTSYNNLREQCQSSNVMAAVLVKQGWRFFNSNLYYISIEKKNWTESRQDCRERGADLVIINSKEEQEFIIKQLGESNRAWIGLSDRDREGEWKWVDGTELKNGTGFWYKGEPNDAGNNEDCAEIWTFPDKKAWNDKPCPYDTPWICEKSVS from the exons ATGGAGATGAGTGAGGAGATTTATGCAAATGCAGAAGGTACAGCAGACGACGGAGCTGATTCCAGTGACAGTGAGAACTCTTATGAAGATGTTTATGCGAATGAGGACAATTTGGAGACCCAGAGGACCGGAAGCTTCAAGCAATCTGAGAGCTCAG GATTCAACACCAAAGGAGGCAGGTGTTACAGACTGACTGCAGTGtgtctgctgctgctgtgcGTTTTTCTGCTGTCTGCCATCATAGTGCTGTGGATCAAATTCACCAACCTGAATACACAGATagaccagttacagaccagttacaacaccctgactatagagagagaccagttacagaccagttacaacaacctgactatagagagagaccagttacagaccagttacaacaacCTGAGAGAGCAGTGTCAGTCAAGTAATGTGATGGCTGCAG TTCTTGTTAAACAAGGATGGAGATTCTTCAACTCCAATCTTTACTACATCTCTATTGAAAAGAAGAACTGGACTGAGAGCAGACAggactgcagagagagaggagcagacCTGGTGATCATAAACAGCAAagaggaacag GAGTTCATCATTAAACAGCTGGGCGAAAGTAATCGGGCTTGGATTGGTCTgagtgacagagacagagagggagagtggaAGTGGGTGGACGGGACAGAATTGAAGAACGGCACTGG GTTCTGGTATAAGGGTGAACCAAATGATGCAGGTAATAATGAAGATTGTGCTGAGATCTGGACTTTTCCAGATAAGAAGGCCTGGAATGACAAACCATGTCCTTATGACACACCGTGGATCTGTGAGAAAAGTGTTTCTTag